In Sulfitobacter sp. LCG007, the sequence CGTGAAGCGCCAAGCGAACTCATACTGCCGCACCCGAGGATCCAGGATCGGGCCTTCGTGCTGGTCCCGCTGGCCGATATTGCGCCTGACTGGCGCCATCCGGTCCTCGATCGCACGGTACGAGAGATGCTCGACGGTCAGCCGGAGGCAGCGCTCGGCGAAATCGTGGCGCTGCAATAGACGCTTGTATTGCCCGGTGAAGGCCTCTAAATACACCACTTCTGGAAATTTCCTGTCACCGGAGACTCTCTATGGCCCGCGTTACCGTCGAAGATTGCGTAGACAAGGTACCGAACCGCTTCGAGCTGGTAATGCTCGCCGCGCACCGGGCGCGCGAGATTGCTTCGGGTTCCGCACTTACCATCAGCCGCGACAACGACAAGAACCCCGTCGTGTCGCTGCGTGAGATCGCGGAAGAGACCCAGAGCGCCGACGAGCTGCGCGAGCGCCTGATCGAGAGCCACCAGAGCCAGATCGAGATCGACGAGCCGGAAGAGGACGCGATGTCGCTTCTCATGGGCGCCGAGCAGGACAAGCCCGAAGAGGACAGCATGTCCGAAGAGATGCTTCTGCGTCAGCTCATGGCGGCCCAGGGGCAGGGCTGACCTCGAACCGCTCCGGTCCTGGGGGCAGCAGGCATGATGACCGCCGACGATCTTATCGAACTGATCCTGCCCTATAATCCCAAGACCAACCAAAAGCTTATCCGGGACGCCTACGACTTCGGCCGAAACATGCACGAGGGCCAGACCCGGCATTCGGGCGAGCCCTATTTCAGCCATCCTGTGGCCGTGGCGGCGATCCTGACCGAGCAGCAGCTTGACGACGCGACCATCGTCACGGCGCTTCTGCACGACACGATCGAGGACACCAAAGCATCCTACAAGGATCTGGCGGCGCGCTTCGGAGACGAAGTTGCGGTGCTCGTCGACGGTGTCACCAAGCTTACCAATCTTCAGCTCAACTCGAACGAGACCCGGCAGGCCGAAAACTTCCGCAAGCTCTTCATGGCGATGTCGAAGGATCTGCGGGTGATCCTCGTCAAGCTCGCCGACCGCCTGCACAACATGCGCACGATCAAGGCGATGCGGCCCGAGAAGCAGCATCAGAAATCGCGCGAGACGATGGATATCTTCGCCCCCCTCGCGGGTCGGATGGGTATGCAGTGGATGCGCGAAGAGCTGGAAGACCTCGCCTTCCGGGTGCTCAATCCCGATGGGCGCGCCTCGATCATTCGCCGCTTCATCAACCTGCAACGCGAGGCGGGCGACGTAATCCCGCGGATCACCGGCGACATGCGCAACGAGCTGGACAAGGCGGGGGTTTCCGCCGAGGTCTTCGGTCGCGCGAAGAAGCCCTATTCGATCTGGCGCAAGATGCAGGAAAAGGAGCAGTCCTTCTCGCGCCTCTCCGATATCTACGGTTTCCGCATCATCACCGGGACAGAAGAAGACTGCTATCGCGCCCTGGGGGCGATCCATCAACGCTGGCGTGCCGTGCCGGGGCGTTTCAAGGACTACATCAGCCAGCCCAAGTCGAACGGGTACCGGTCGATCCACACCACGGTTTCCGGACGGGACGGCAAGCGGGTCGAGGTCCAGATCCGCACCAGACAGATGCACGATGTGGCAGAGACGGGGGTGGCGGCGCATTGGTCCTACCGGGATGGTGTGCGAAGCCGGAACCCCTTCGCGGTCGATCCCGCGAAATGGATCGCGACGCTGACCGAGCAGTTCGACGCGGAAGAGGATCACGAGGATTTCCTCGAGGCGGTCAAGCTCGAGATGTATTCCGACCAGGTCTTCTGCTTCACGCCGAAAGGCGAGGTGGTGAAGCTGCCGCGTGGTGCGACGCCCATCGACTTCGCCTTCGCGATCCATACGCGCATCGGTACTGCCTGCGTCGGGGCCAAGGTCGACGGAATGCGTGTGCCGCTCTGGACGCGACTGAAAAACGGTCAGTCGGTGACGATCATCACCGCCGAGGGCCAGATGCCCCAGGCGACCTGGCTCGATATCGCGACGACGGGCAAGGCCAAGGCCGCGATCCGCAGGTCCCTGCGCGAGGCCGACCGCGCGCGTTTCGTCAAGCTCGGGCAGGAACTGGCGCGCTCGGCTTTCGAGCATGTGGGCCGCAAGGCGACCGACAAGGCGCTTCGGACTGCCGCACGGAACATGCGGCTCGACGGTGCCGAGGATCTGCTGGCCCGGCTCGGAAGCGCCGAGATCTCGGGACGCGATGTCGTGCAGGCGGTCTACCCGGATCTCGCGCCGAAGGCCGGAAGCCATGTCGATACGCGGCGCGCAGTCATCGGCCTGCAGCCCGGACAGTCCTTCGAGCGGGCGCATTGCTGCGAGCCATTGCCCGGCGAGCGCATCGTTGGCATCACCTTCCGCGGCAGGGGCGTTGTCGTCCACGCGATCGACTGCGACCGGCTTGGCCAGTACGAGGAACAGCCCGATCGCTGGCTCGACCTGCACTGGCACGACGGCACGCACCCGGCGGTCTATGGCGCGACCCTGGACATCACGATCGGAAACGACGCGGGGGTCCTCGGGCGAATCTGCACCTTGATAGGAGAGACCAACGCCAATATCTCGGACCTGCAATTCGTTGACCGCAAACCGGACTTTTACCGATTGCTGGTCTACGTGGAATTGCGGGACGTGGAACATCTGCATTCGCTGATGCTGACGCTGGAGGCAGAGGCGGACGTGGCCGCAGTTGCGCGTTATCGCAACATGGCACGGTCAGAGGATGCCGTGGACGCATAAATCCCCCGGCCGGAACATGTGCCGGTCATAATTGGGCGGCTACCTGCGCCGTAGCCGATGACGTAGCTGGAGTAGCCGGGACGTGTCCCTTGGTCTTTAAACGCCGCGATCGCAAACCGATCCTGACCGCCCTGGCGGAGTTCTTGTGGCCGCGTGGAGGATGGACGCGGGCGTTTCACTACGTGAAGCACCGGGTGCGCCGTCTGCCGGACAGTCCGGAACGAATCGCGCGGGGCATCGGCGCCGGTGTCTTCACGTCGTTCACGCCATTCTACGGGATGCATTTCATCGTTGCCGCGTTGCTGGCCGTGGTTGCGCGCGGCAACGTGCTGGCCGCGCTCATGGGTACCTTCTTCGGCAATCCGCTTACCTACCTGCCGATCGGAATTTCCGCCCTGACGACCGGGCATTGGCTGCTGGGCCGCCACATGGACGAGGACATTGAGCGCTCTCTCGGCGGCAAGTTCCTCGATGCCGGTCACGACCTGCTGAACAACTTTCTTGCCGTCTTCACGGATCGCACGGCGGACTGGCATCACCTGGCGATCTTCTTCCGCGAAGTCTTCTTTCCCTATCTTGTCGGGGGCATCGTTCCGGGTCTCGTCTGCGCGGGGATCTGCTATTATCTGTCCGTTCCGCTGATCCGGGCCTACCAGAAGCGGCGAAAGGGTGCCATCAAGGCGAAGTTCGATGCCCTCAAGGCGAAGGCGGCGGCGAAGGCCGAGGCCAAGCGCGGCGCAGGGTCGTTGGACGGTTGAACGGACAGACGGGACGGGCTGAGGACATGACCGCAGGGGTGAAGGGGCGCGGCAAGCTGCGCCTGGGGGTGAATATCGACCATGTGGCGACGGTGCGCAACGCGCGCGGCAGCGCGTATCCGGATCCGGTCCGCGCGGCGAAACTCGCCGAGGAAGCCGGGGCCGACGGGATCACGGCACATCTTCGGGAAGACCGCCGCCATATCTCCGATTCCGACATCGAAGGGCTGATGGCGGCGCTCACGCTGCCCCTCAATTTCGAGATGGCCGCCACCGAGGAAATGCAGCGTATCGCGCTGCGCCACAAGCCTCATGCGGTCTGCCTTGTCCCGGAGAAGCGCGAGGAACGGACCACCGAGGGCGGGCTGGAAGTCGCGCGCGAGGAAAACCGGCTGGCGCATTTCATCGCGCCGCTGCGCGAGGCCGGCTGCCGCGTGTCGATCTTCATCGCCGCCGACCCCCGCCAGATCGAGGCGGCGCATCGAATCGGCGCGGCGGTGATCGAACTGCACACAGGGGCCTACTGCGATTTCCATGCCGAGGGAGATCTGTCCGCGCGCGATGCGGAACTGGTGCGCCTTCGCGAGATGGCGGAATTCGCCGACAGTCTGGGGCTCGAGGTTCATGCGGGCCACGGGCTGACCTATGAGACCGTGAAACCGGTTGCGGCCTTGCACCAGGTGATCGAGCTGAACATCGGCCATTTCCTGATCGGCGAGGCGATCTTTCGCGGATTGGGCCCGGCCATCGGCGAAATGCGCCGCCTGATGGACGAGGCCCGCGTCTGACGAGGCTGCCATGCGTGTCTTCCGCCGCCTGCTGCTTTTTCCCTTCCGGCTGATGGCGCGGTTGCCGGGCCTGCTGCTGGTACTCCTGCTTGTCGCCTCCCTGCTTTTCAACATCGCAACGCTGACGGTCTCCGGCGTCTATGTCGCGGCGTCCACGGCGCTGAACGCAATGGGTGTCACCACGGTTGCCGCGCGCGAGGCCGGTGCGAAGCTCGTTCAGCGCCGGGCGACAACGAAGATCGGCCGCGAAACGACCCGCAGGGTCACGCGGCGCGTCCAGCGCGGCGCCGCCCGCAACATCGCATCGGTCGGGGGCGAGGCGATCCCCATCCTGGGCATCGCCGTGATCGCCGGAGCCTTGGCGCTCGAGGTCGAGGACGCCTGCACTACCGCGGCCGACATGGCGGGGCTCGAGGCGGCACTCGCCGCCGATGGATCCGAGGAAGAGCTCGAATCCGTCCGCCAGGCCGCCTATGACGGGTTTGATTGCAGGACGCTGATCCCCGAGTATGACGATCTGCCCGGAAAGGATGCCATCTGGGCCGCCATGAAGAATGCGCCATCCGCGGCATATGAGCAGGCCAGGGCCGCGGGCATCGGTCTTGCCGAGTTCGATTGGGCCGGGACCGCTGGGTCTGTCGTCGAATCGTTGCTTGCCTGGGCAGCATCCTTCTTCGACACAGGCGGAACGCCCGAGACGCTTTTGCCGGATGGTCCCGACATTCCGTCCGGGCCGACCGGGACGGAGGAATGACGATGGCGGGATCGCCAACAAGAACGCCTGGCGCCGCGCGCCTATGCCTCGACCTTGAATCCGCAGACCGGCAGCGCGGCAGGGCGGCGGCAGGCACCGACACGCGCTGTTTGAGAAGTCCCGTCTTCGCTGGAAAACGCGGCGCCTGCGTGACGGCATGCGCGAATTCGTCCGGATGGACCGCATGATCCTCGGCATCGGTACCGATCTCGCCAATATCGAGCGCATTCAGGGGACGCTGGATCGTTTCGGGGACCGGTTCCGCAACCGTGTCTTCACCGAAACCGAGCAGCGCAAGGCCGAGCGGCGGGCCGATACGGCCGGCACCTACGCCAAGCGTTGGGCGGCGAAGGAGGCCTGCTCGAAGGCGCTGGGGACCGGGCTGCGCATGGGCATCTCGTGGAAGGACATGGCGGTGACGAACCTGCGGAGCGGACAGCCCGTGATGGAACTCACCGGCTGGGCGAAGGAACGGCTGGACGCGATGACACCGCCGGGCCACGAGGCGATCATCCACGTCACCCTGACCGACGACCACCCCTGGGCGCAGGCGTTCGTGCTGATCGAGGCACGTCCGCTGATCGGCTAGCGAGCTTGCGGCGAAGGGCCGGGTGACCGGCCCGCCTTGGGCCATCGCCTTGACTCGCCGCCCCTTGCCACGCATCTAGGCGCAAATCATACGAGCAGGAGGGCCGGCATGGCCACCAAGGAAAAAGCCTCCGGAAATGCCTTTGTCGAGACGATAAAGACGATCGTCTACGCGCTGCTGATCGCAGGGATCTTCCGGACCCTCTTCTTCCAGCCGTTCTGGATCCCGTCCGGCTCGATGAAGGAGACGCTGCTGATCGGCGATTTCCTCTTCGTCAACAAGATGGCGTACGGCTATTCCTACGCGTCCTGTCCCAGCGTGATCGTCCCGAGCATCGGTCTGGACATCGATGCAAAGGATATCTGCGGCATCTTCGACGGCGAGAACAAGCGTCTCTTCGGCGATGTGCCGGAGCGCGGCGATGTGGTCGTCTTTCGCCACCCCGTCTCGGGTCGCGACTATATCAAGCGCCTGATCGGCCTGCCCGGCGACACGATCCAGATGAAGGATGGCATCGTTTACATCAACGGAACGCCCGCGCCGCAGGAGCCGGCAGGGGAGTTCGCGGAGGTGATGGAGCGCCAGGGGCCCGAGGGGCGCTACCCGCGCTGCATGAACGGGCCGGTGGGCGAAGGGGCGCAATGTCTGAAGGCGCGCTCGATCGAGACCCTTCCCAACGGCGTCAGGCACACGGTTCTCGAAATCGGCAACCAGGCATCCGATAATACGGGCATCTACACTGTCCCGGAGGGCAATTTCTTCTTCATGGGCGACAACCGCGACAACTCGGCCGACAGCCGTCTGGCGCAGCAGGCGCAGGGCGTGGGTTTCGTTCCCTTCGAGAACCTCATCGGCCGCGCGGACCGGATCATGTTCTCTTCGGCGGGCCGTTCGATGCTGTTCTTCTGGACCTGGCGCGGAGACCGCTTCTTCAAGGCGATCGAGTGAAGATCTCGGGCGAACTGAAGGCCTTCGAGGCGCGCCTCGGCCACAGCTTCGCCCGGCCTGAACTTCTGTGTCAGGCCGTCACCCATGCGTCCATGTCCTCTCCCAATCGCGACGACAACCAGCGTCTCGAGTTTCTGGGCGACCGGATTCTGGGCCTCGTGATGGCCGAGGCGCTGTTCTGCGGCGACGACCGGGCACGCGAGGGTCAGATGGCGCCCCGCTTCAATGCGCTGGTGCGCAAGGAGACCTGTGCCGATGTGGCCCGCGAGATCGGACTTGGGGCTGTCCTGCGGCTTGGACGCTCCGAGATGCTGTCGGGCGGGCGGCGCAAGCAGGCCCTGCTGGGGGACGCCATCGAGGCCGTGATCGCCGCGGTTTATCTCGACGCGGGGTTCGAGACCACGCGCACCCTGATCCTGCGGCTCTGGGGCGACCGGGTCGATGCGGTAGCGGAAGATGCACGCGATCCCAAGACGGCGCTTCAGGAATGGGCGCAGGCACGGGGGCTTGCGCCGCCGCGCTACGTCGAGACCGCGCGCGAGGGGCCCGATCACGCGCCGATCTTCACGCTGGTCGCGATGCTCGAGACCGGCGAGAGCGAAAGTGCTACAGCGGGATCGAAACGCGAAGCGCAACAGGCGGCGGCACGGGCCCTGCTGGAACGGCTGGAGAACGAGACATGAGTACCCGGGCGGGTTTCGTTGCCCTGATAGGCGAGCCCAATGCGGGCAAGTCGACGCTTCTGAACCGCATGGTCGGCGCAAAGGTGTCGATCGTGACGCACAAGGTGCAGACCACGCGTGCGCGCATTCGCGGCGTGGCGATGGAGGGCGACTGCCAGATCGTCTTCGTCGACACGCCGGGGCTCTTCGCCCCGCGTCGCAGGCTGGACCGTGCGATGGTTGCGGCGGCCTGGGGCGGGGCGGCGGACGCCGACATCGTCGTGCTTCTGATCGAGGCGCATCGCGGTATAACGGAGGGGGTCGAAAAGATCCTCGAGGGTTTGCGCGACCTCGGCGGCGGCGCGCGGGTCGCGCTCGCGATCAACAAGATCGACCGGGTGCAGGCCGAGGTGCTGCTTGGCCTGACGAAGGATCTGAACGAACGCTTCGATTTTGCCGAAACCTTCATGATCTCCGCCGAGCGCGGACACGGTGTCGAGGATCTGCGGCATTGGTTGGCGCGGGAGCTTCCAGAGGGGCCATGGCTTTACCCCGAGGACCAGATCGCGGATTTGCCGATGCGGATGATCGCGGCGGAGATGACCCGTGAGAAGCTGACCCTGCGCCTGCATCAGGAATTGCCCTACCAGCTGACCGTCGAGACCGAGAACTGGGAAGAACGCAAGGATGGCTCGGCCCGGATCGATCAGCTGATCTATGTGGTGCGCGACGGTCACAAGGGCATCGTGCTGGGCAACAGGGGCGAGACGATCAAGGCGGTCTCGAAAGCCTCGCGGGAAGAGCTGGAAGCGTTTCTCGGGCGCCGGGTCCACCTCTTTCTGCAGGTCAAGGTCAGGCCCAACTGGCTTGACGAGGCCGAGCGCTATTCCGAGATGGGACTGGAGTTCAAGGATGGCAACGGCTGAGCGGGCGGGACCCGCGGGTGCCTGCTGCGTGCGTGCCTCCCGAAACGTGACGTGGCCGGGCATGCCATGGTGCGGCTGACGGCGCGGTTCTGGGTGGATGCCTACCTGACACGGCTCCGCCTTCAGGACATCCCTGCCTTCGTTGTGGCGCATGGGGATGACACCGGCGGGGCGGTGCTGATCCTGCTCAACACGCTGGACGGACAGGCGGTTCTTTACCAACGCTCGTTCGACCTGCAAAGCGGCGAACGACGCTGGGTCGTGCTGGCGGAAGGGGCGGAGGCGGATGTGGACGCGGCCGCGACCCGTCAGCGTGGTTTCGATCCGGATCTCTGGGTGATCGAGGTCGAGGACCGGGCCGGGCGGCACCTGCTGGACGAGCCGGGTCTGGCCTGATGATCGAATGGCGCGACGAAGGGATCCTCCTGAGCGCGCGCAAGCACGGCGAGAGCGCGGCGATCGTCGAGGTCTTCACCCCGGCACACGGGCGGCATGCCGGTGTGGTGCGCGGGGGCACAAGCCGGAAGATCGCGCCGGTGCTGCAACCGGGTGCGCAGCTCGATCTGGTCTGGCGCGCGCGGCTCGAGGATCATATCGGCGCCTTCACCGTCGAGCCGGTGCGCAGCCGGGCTGCGGCGGCCATGGGAACGCGCCTTACGCTTGCGGGACTGAATGCAGTGACGTCCCTGCTGTCCTTCTGCCTCCCGGAGCGCGAGCCGCACCCCGCGCTCTACGCACGGACCGAAGCGCTGCTCGATCTGCTCGGCGAAGATCACGTCTGGCCGTTGGCCTATCTGCGCTGGGAACTGGGGCTGCTGCAGGAAATGGGCTATGGGCTCGATCTCGAAACCTGCGCCGTTACCGGTGCGACCGAGGATCTGGTCTTCGTCTCGCCGAAGTCGGGCAGGGCCGTGTCGCGGGCGGGGGCCGGTGACTGGGCGCAGCGCCTGCTGCCGCTGCCTGCGGTGCTTCGCGGTCTGGGCGATGCACCGGATCACGAAATCGCGGCCGGATTCGTCACCACTGGCTATTTCCTGGAAAGTCACCTTGCGCGGGACCTCGGCGGAAAACCCCTGCCGGAGGCGCGGCGGCGCTTCGTCGAAGGCTTCAGCCGTCGGAGCTGAAGACCATCGTGACCTCCACGGATTGGGTGGGCCGCGCGTCCTGGGCATCAGAGGTGGCATCGGCTTCGGTTTCGCCGGACTGCCCGTCGACCTCTGTTTCTTCAGTCCCGTCGGCCTCGGCCTGCGCTTCAGCGGGGGCTTCCGCCTCCGGTTCGGACTCCTCCCGCACTGCTTCTTCCGGCTGGGGGTCAGCAGCCACCTCCATCGTGCCCGTGAGGATCAGAAGCCCGTCGCGCAGCTCGGCCGCCGTCATGGCGGAAAGGGCCGTCAGGAACCGCTCTTCGGCAGCGAGATCGAGACAGGCCATGCGGGTCGCTGCAAGGGGGCCGGTGGCGAAAGCCGGAAATTCCGCGATCAACGGACCGAAGTACCTGTTGCAGGGTGCGCTGCCGCTGACGCTGCCCGCATCGGGGAAGCTTAGCGTGGCGCGCTGCGCAAATGGCGCTCCGTCGAGTTCGACCAGTGTCCAGACCGTTTCGGGATCGTCATAGGGATTCGCGGCAGCGCCGGTCGCGGTGAAAACCGCCGCAAAGAGCGACAGAGCTACGGTCTTCATGGCGCGCATGCAGCATTCCCTCGTGATGTCGCCTGCCACCGTGACGCCGGACTCAGCGAAGCGCAACCACCATGTCGACCAGGGTGTCGAAGGCCGCGGCCGGAGCGGAGGCTCCTGGCAGCTGCGGCATGCCGACAAGCGAGCCGAGGCTTGTCTGGGCGAAGTCGCGGTTCGCGACGCCAAGCTGACGGAGAAGGGCGCCGATATATGTCATGCGCTCGTCGTCGACCTGCCCGACGATGCTGGCGACCATAGGGTTCGTCCGTGCCCAACCCCGCATTGCCGGATCCTGCGGGTCTGAAAGGATTGTCTGTCCGAAACGCCTCAGCCGCCGTTCGGCCGGGGAGTCGTCGCCGAGCGCATCGACGATGCTTGACAGCGCGCGCGCCTGCCAGTCCCTTGCCACGGCTTCCTGAAGCGCGGGTACATCCTTGAAATGCCAATAGAAAGAGCCCTTGGTCGCCCCCAGACGCCGCGCCAGCGGTTCGGCGGCAAGCGCTGAAGGGCCTTGGGCGACCAGGGCGGCGAGCCCGGCGTCGATCCAGGATTGGCGGGTGAGTCGCGTTTTGCTCATGCAGCATTGCCTACGCAGCGGAATGGTTTCCGGCAAGTATATGACCCGTCTTGCAATGTGTTTTTGCAGGTCTTTGTCTTCAGGCGCGCGGCAAGCGGTCGGGCCTGCTCAATTCGGATGCGCAGATCGCCGTTCGGTTGAGTAAAATTGCATGCAATCGGGGAAAACCGACGCGGTGCGTGTCGTGGCGGAGCCAGAACCACGGGTCCGGCTGCGGTCTACGTGCTCCATGATCAGTCAGCGGACGCCGATATACCTTTCGCACGCGCCGGTGCCGCGCGTGCAGCATTTTGCCATCCTTGCAGCGCTCGAGGCCGGGATTCGCGGCACGCTCATGTCGGTGATGCCGCTCATGATGTATCGCGCCTATCAGGACGCGGGGGTCGTGAGCCGCCTTTATCTCGCGGTGGGGATCGCCTCGCTGCTTTACGGTCTCATGGTCCCTTACGTCTCGCGGCGCGTTCCCCGGCGATGGATGTATACGCTGGGGGCCGCACTCTACCTGTCGGGCATGACGCTCGCCCTGACGGCGCCGGCCAAGGGGATGGTCCTGGTGCTCGGATTGAACGCCATGGGCACGGTAACGCTGGCGATCTGTCTCAATGCCTATGTGCTCGACTACATCGCGCGACAGGATCTGGGCCAGTCCGAGAGCATGCGCATGGTATATTCGGCGGTGCCCTGGGCAGGAGGCCCGTTCATCGGCGTGCTGCTCCTGAACTGGTGGGAGCCGGCGCCCTTCATCGTCGCCGGGGGCTTCGCCCTCGCCGTGCTGGCGGCTTTCTGGTGGCTGCGCCTCGGCAACGGGAAGCAGATCACCAGGGCGGCGGGACCGGCGCCGAACCCTCTTGCCTTTCTCGGGCGTTTCGCGCGCCAGCCCCGCCTG encodes:
- the rpoZ gene encoding DNA-directed RNA polymerase subunit omega; protein product: MARVTVEDCVDKVPNRFELVMLAAHRAREIASGSALTISRDNDKNPVVSLREIAEETQSADELRERLIESHQSQIEIDEPEEDAMSLLMGAEQDKPEEDSMSEEMLLRQLMAAQGQG
- a CDS encoding bifunctional (p)ppGpp synthetase/guanosine-3',5'-bis(diphosphate) 3'-pyrophosphohydrolase; this encodes MMTADDLIELILPYNPKTNQKLIRDAYDFGRNMHEGQTRHSGEPYFSHPVAVAAILTEQQLDDATIVTALLHDTIEDTKASYKDLAARFGDEVAVLVDGVTKLTNLQLNSNETRQAENFRKLFMAMSKDLRVILVKLADRLHNMRTIKAMRPEKQHQKSRETMDIFAPLAGRMGMQWMREELEDLAFRVLNPDGRASIIRRFINLQREAGDVIPRITGDMRNELDKAGVSAEVFGRAKKPYSIWRKMQEKEQSFSRLSDIYGFRIITGTEEDCYRALGAIHQRWRAVPGRFKDYISQPKSNGYRSIHTTVSGRDGKRVEVQIRTRQMHDVAETGVAAHWSYRDGVRSRNPFAVDPAKWIATLTEQFDAEEDHEDFLEAVKLEMYSDQVFCFTPKGEVVKLPRGATPIDFAFAIHTRIGTACVGAKVDGMRVPLWTRLKNGQSVTIITAEGQMPQATWLDIATTGKAKAAIRRSLREADRARFVKLGQELARSAFEHVGRKATDKALRTAARNMRLDGAEDLLARLGSAEISGRDVVQAVYPDLAPKAGSHVDTRRAVIGLQPGQSFERAHCCEPLPGERIVGITFRGRGVVVHAIDCDRLGQYEEQPDRWLDLHWHDGTHPAVYGATLDITIGNDAGVLGRICTLIGETNANISDLQFVDRKPDFYRLLVYVELRDVEHLHSLMLTLEAEADVAAVARYRNMARSEDAVDA
- a CDS encoding DUF2062 domain-containing protein — translated: MVFKRRDRKPILTALAEFLWPRGGWTRAFHYVKHRVRRLPDSPERIARGIGAGVFTSFTPFYGMHFIVAALLAVVARGNVLAALMGTFFGNPLTYLPIGISALTTGHWLLGRHMDEDIERSLGGKFLDAGHDLLNNFLAVFTDRTADWHHLAIFFREVFFPYLVGGIVPGLVCAGICYYLSVPLIRAYQKRRKGAIKAKFDALKAKAAAKAEAKRGAGSLDG
- a CDS encoding pyridoxine 5'-phosphate synthase, coding for MTAGVKGRGKLRLGVNIDHVATVRNARGSAYPDPVRAAKLAEEAGADGITAHLREDRRHISDSDIEGLMAALTLPLNFEMAATEEMQRIALRHKPHAVCLVPEKREERTTEGGLEVAREENRLAHFIAPLREAGCRVSIFIAADPRQIEAAHRIGAAVIELHTGAYCDFHAEGDLSARDAELVRLREMAEFADSLGLEVHAGHGLTYETVKPVAALHQVIELNIGHFLIGEAIFRGLGPAIGEMRRLMDEARV
- the acpS gene encoding holo-ACP synthase encodes the protein MILGIGTDLANIERIQGTLDRFGDRFRNRVFTETEQRKAERRADTAGTYAKRWAAKEACSKALGTGLRMGISWKDMAVTNLRSGQPVMELTGWAKERLDAMTPPGHEAIIHVTLTDDHPWAQAFVLIEARPLIG
- the lepB gene encoding signal peptidase I; the encoded protein is MATKEKASGNAFVETIKTIVYALLIAGIFRTLFFQPFWIPSGSMKETLLIGDFLFVNKMAYGYSYASCPSVIVPSIGLDIDAKDICGIFDGENKRLFGDVPERGDVVVFRHPVSGRDYIKRLIGLPGDTIQMKDGIVYINGTPAPQEPAGEFAEVMERQGPEGRYPRCMNGPVGEGAQCLKARSIETLPNGVRHTVLEIGNQASDNTGIYTVPEGNFFFMGDNRDNSADSRLAQQAQGVGFVPFENLIGRADRIMFSSAGRSMLFFWTWRGDRFFKAIE
- the rnc gene encoding ribonuclease III, giving the protein MKISGELKAFEARLGHSFARPELLCQAVTHASMSSPNRDDNQRLEFLGDRILGLVMAEALFCGDDRAREGQMAPRFNALVRKETCADVAREIGLGAVLRLGRSEMLSGGRRKQALLGDAIEAVIAAVYLDAGFETTRTLILRLWGDRVDAVAEDARDPKTALQEWAQARGLAPPRYVETAREGPDHAPIFTLVAMLETGESESATAGSKREAQQAAARALLERLENET
- the era gene encoding GTPase Era, whose translation is MSTRAGFVALIGEPNAGKSTLLNRMVGAKVSIVTHKVQTTRARIRGVAMEGDCQIVFVDTPGLFAPRRRLDRAMVAAAWGGAADADIVVLLIEAHRGITEGVEKILEGLRDLGGGARVALAINKIDRVQAEVLLGLTKDLNERFDFAETFMISAERGHGVEDLRHWLARELPEGPWLYPEDQIADLPMRMIAAEMTREKLTLRLHQELPYQLTVETENWEERKDGSARIDQLIYVVRDGHKGIVLGNRGETIKAVSKASREELEAFLGRRVHLFLQVKVRPNWLDEAERYSEMGLEFKDGNG
- a CDS encoding DUF1491 family protein, with the protein product MVRLTARFWVDAYLTRLRLQDIPAFVVAHGDDTGGAVLILLNTLDGQAVLYQRSFDLQSGERRWVVLAEGAEADVDAAATRQRGFDPDLWVIEVEDRAGRHLLDEPGLA
- the recO gene encoding DNA repair protein RecO, with the translated sequence MEWRDEGILLSARKHGESAAIVEVFTPAHGRHAGVVRGGTSRKIAPVLQPGAQLDLVWRARLEDHIGAFTVEPVRSRAAAAMGTRLTLAGLNAVTSLLSFCLPEREPHPALYARTEALLDLLGEDHVWPLAYLRWELGLLQEMGYGLDLETCAVTGATEDLVFVSPKSGRAVSRAGAGDWAQRLLPLPAVLRGLGDAPDHEIAAGFVTTGYFLESHLARDLGGKPLPEARRRFVEGFSRRS
- a CDS encoding META domain-containing protein — encoded protein: MKTVALSLFAAVFTATGAAANPYDDPETVWTLVELDGAPFAQRATLSFPDAGSVSGSAPCNRYFGPLIAEFPAFATGPLAATRMACLDLAAEERFLTALSAMTAAELRDGLLILTGTMEVAADPQPEEAVREESEPEAEAPAEAQAEADGTEETEVDGQSGETEADATSDAQDARPTQSVEVTMVFSSDG
- a CDS encoding TetR/AcrR family transcriptional regulator, producing the protein MSKTRLTRQSWIDAGLAALVAQGPSALAAEPLARRLGATKGSFYWHFKDVPALQEAVARDWQARALSSIVDALGDDSPAERRLRRFGQTILSDPQDPAMRGWARTNPMVASIVGQVDDERMTYIGALLRQLGVANRDFAQTSLGSLVGMPQLPGASAPAAAFDTLVDMVVALR
- a CDS encoding MFS transporter — protein: MQHFAILAALEAGIRGTLMSVMPLMMYRAYQDAGVVSRLYLAVGIASLLYGLMVPYVSRRVPRRWMYTLGAALYLSGMTLALTAPAKGMVLVLGLNAMGTVTLAICLNAYVLDYIARQDLGQSESMRMVYSAVPWAGGPFIGVLLLNWWEPAPFIVAGGFALAVLAAFWWLRLGNGKQITRAAGPAPNPLAFLGRFARQPRLIAGWLFAVMRSCGWWVYVVYMPIFCIQSGLGETIGAVGVSAANAFLFLTPLMLKLVHRVGVRRAVRSGFLFAGIFFAAGWAFAGWPWLGVASLLVAASSLILLDVCGGLPFLMAVKPSERTEMAAVYSTFRDVSGILTPAMASLVLLVAPLSFIFATCAAGMLATFAVAGRLHPRLGERRPPGRKDAARAEPAE